One window of the bacterium genome contains the following:
- a CDS encoding HNH endonuclease, producing MLYSPVLILNSGMTPIDICRVKDAIVLQILEKANAIRVEEDKKIRSQYLSFPLPRVITLINYYKIPRKKVVYSRLNIIYRDDMKCMYCGKRYAIDFLTVDHLIPRSRWDSVPPQKRPPAINCWENQVCACRSCNAIKGNKLLHECGLTLRKQPYEPKYVPHLIISRPKAEKYGWLEFLTHNVKIVDFIV from the coding sequence ATGTTATATTCGCCAGTTTTAATTTTAAATTCAGGAATGACGCCCATAGACATCTGTCGGGTAAAGGATGCAATTGTGCTTCAGATATTGGAGAAGGCAAATGCGATTAGAGTCGAAGAAGATAAGAAAATCAGGTCACAATATCTGTCATTCCCACTACCCCGGGTGATAACTCTAATTAATTACTATAAAATTCCGCGTAAAAAGGTAGTTTATTCGAGGTTAAATATTATTTATCGGGATGATATGAAATGTATGTATTGTGGAAAAAGGTATGCAATAGATTTTCTAACAGTTGACCATCTTATTCCGCGTTCAAGATGGGATAGTGTTCCTCCACAGAAGCGGCCGCCGGCAATTAACTGTTGGGAGAATCAGGTTTGTGCCTGCCGCAGCTGTAATGCTATCAAAGGCAATAAACTCTTACACGAATGTGGCTTAACACTAAGAAAACAACCTTATGAGCCCAAATATGTCCCTCATTTAATCATCTCAAGACCAAAGGCAGAAAAATATGGTTGGTTAGAATTTTTAACGCACAATGTGAAGATAGTAGATTTTATCGTGTAA